One window of the Maylandia zebra isolate NMK-2024a linkage group LG19, Mzebra_GT3a, whole genome shotgun sequence genome contains the following:
- the pax9 gene encoding paired box protein Pax-9, which produces MEPAFGEVNQLGGVFVNGRPLPNAIRLRIVELAQLGIRPCDISRQLRVSHGCVSKILARYNETGSILPGAIGGSKPRVTTPTVVKHIRTYKQRDPGIFAWEIRDRLLADGVCDKFNLPSVSSISRILRNKIGNLSQQSQYESGKQAPHPPPQPTLPYNHLYSYPTSKVPTPPGMPTLPGHMAMHRIWPSSHSVTDILGIRSITEQQISDSPSFPSTKLEEWSAINRTNFLPASSPLVNGVDKAHLEPEAKYTQMPNGLPTVNSYVTAPSIPPYHPPTQVSPYMGYSATTSAYVTGPTWQPASGNALSPHSCDIATPLAFKRMSANRDAIHPVAASVL; this is translated from the exons ATGG AGCCTGCCTTCGGTGAAGTGAACCAACTCGGTGGTGTTTTCGTAAACGGCAGGCCGCTCCCCAACGCCATCCGGCTCAGGATAGTGGAGCTGGCCCAACTCGGGATTCGACCCTGTGACATCAGCAGGCAGTTGCGCGTGTCCCACGGCTGTGTCAGCAAGATCCTGGCTCGCTACAACGAGACCGGCTCCATCCTCCCGGGGGCAATCGGAGGCAGCAAGCCGCGGGTCACCACACCCACCGTTGTCAAACACATACGGACATACAAGCAGAGAGACCCGGGGATTTTTGCCTGGGAGATCCGGGACAGGCTACTCGCTGACGGGGTTTGCGACAAGTTCAACCTGCCCTCCGTTAGCTCCATCAGTCGGATCCTCCGAAACAAGATTGGGAATCTGTCCCAGCAGAGCCAGTATGAGTCGGGCAAGCAGGCGCCTCATCCACCGCCACAACCAACGTTACCCTACAACCACTTATACTCATACCCGACGTCCAAAGTGCCCACTCCCCCTGGCATGCCCACCCTTCCCGGACACATGGCCATGCACAGGATATGGCCTTCCTCGCACTCTGTAACTGATATTCTGGGGATACGGTCTATTACAGAGCAACAAA TTAGTGACAGTCCATCCTTTCCCAGCACCAAACTAGAAGAATGGAGCGCTATTAACAGGACTAATTTCCTACCAGCAAGCTCTCCACTAGTCAATGGCGTGGATAAGGCGCATTTAGAACCTGAGGCAAAATACACACAG ATGCCGAATGGCTTGCCCACAGTGAACAGCTATGTCACAGCACCCAGCATCCCTCCCTACCACCCTCCCACCCAAGTGTCACCCTACATGGGGTACAGCGCCACCACGTCGGCCTATGTGACCGGACCCACGTGGCAGCCAGCCAGTGGCAATGCTCTATCTCCCCACAGCTGTGACATTGCCACCCCGCTGGCCTTCAAGAGGATGTCAGCCAACCGTGACGCCATCCACCCAGTCGCCGCCTCGGTGCTGTGA